In a single window of the Leopardus geoffroyi isolate Oge1 chromosome D2, O.geoffroyi_Oge1_pat1.0, whole genome shotgun sequence genome:
- the TEX36 gene encoding testis-expressed protein 36 isoform X2 → MVRGRRFNPPLDKDGRWFPQIGLTQKTPESITSAMLKEPHSPRVSQQVEGRLPPIYKVREKQAVDNNFPFSVHDNRYSFQSSGCYLDSEAASESQIREALFGLHLGAGLVASLGAVELVPRGKNKCARDPGSQGCSRDRK, encoded by the exons ATGGTCAGAGGACGACGCTTCAACCCACCTTTAGACAAGGACGGAAGATGG TTCCCTCAGATTGGACTAACGCAGAAGACACCAGAATCCATCACAAGTGCTATGTTGAAAGAACCCCACAGCCCACGTGTGTCTCAGCAAGTGGAGGGGAGGCTACCCCCAATCTACAAGGTTCGAGAGAAG CAAGCGGTAGATAACAACTTCCCCTTCTCCGTACACGACAATCGCTACAGCTTTCAGAGCTCTGGATGCTACCTTGACTCT GAGGCAGCGTCAGAAAGTCAGATCCGAGAAGCTTTGTTTGGGCTCCACCTGGGCGCTGGTCTGGTCGCGTCGCTTGGAGCCGTGGAGCTGGTTCCCAGGGGAAAGAACAAGTGCGCTCGTGACCCAGGGTCACAGGGTTGTTCGCGGGATCGTAAGTGA
- the TEX36 gene encoding testis-expressed protein 36 isoform X3 — MVRGRRFNPPLDKDGRWFPQIGLTQKTPESITSAMLKEPHSPRVSQQVEGRLPPIYKVREKQAVDNNFPFSVHDNRYSFQSSGCYLDSFKQYRGTRSPP; from the exons ATGGTCAGAGGACGACGCTTCAACCCACCTTTAGACAAGGACGGAAGATGG TTCCCTCAGATTGGACTAACGCAGAAGACACCAGAATCCATCACAAGTGCTATGTTGAAAGAACCCCACAGCCCACGTGTGTCTCAGCAAGTGGAGGGGAGGCTACCCCCAATCTACAAGGTTCGAGAGAAG CAAGCGGTAGATAACAACTTCCCCTTCTCCGTACACGACAATCGCTACAGCTTTCAGAGCTCTGGATGCTACCTTGACTCT ttcaAACAATACAGAGGAACCAGAAGTCCCCCTTGA
- the TEX36 gene encoding testis-expressed protein 36 isoform X1 translates to MVRGRRFNPPLDKDGRWFPQIGLTQKTPESITSAMLKEPHSPRVSQQVEGRLPPIYKVREKQAVDNNFPFSVHDNRYSFQSSGCYLDSGLGRRKISPEKRQHVSRNFNLWACDYVPSYLDGFSNNQISYVCQEIVVVPIFRRFPKHYNEIWNSFKFIPQRSYTEFLEKNPKFKQYRGTRSPP, encoded by the exons ATGGTCAGAGGACGACGCTTCAACCCACCTTTAGACAAGGACGGAAGATGG TTCCCTCAGATTGGACTAACGCAGAAGACACCAGAATCCATCACAAGTGCTATGTTGAAAGAACCCCACAGCCCACGTGTGTCTCAGCAAGTGGAGGGGAGGCTACCCCCAATCTACAAGGTTCGAGAGAAG CAAGCGGTAGATAACAACTTCCCCTTCTCCGTACACGACAATCGCTACAGCTTTCAGAGCTCTGGATGCTACCTTGACTCT GGCCTGGGACGTAGGAAGATCTCCCCAGAGAAAAGGCAACACGTTTCAAGAAATTTCAATCTGTGGGCATGTGACTATGTCCCATCTTATCTTGATGgcttttcaaataaccaaataTCTTATGTCTGTCAAGAAATCGTGGTGGTCCCAATTTTCAGACGCTTCCCAAAGCATTATAATGAGATATGGaactcttttaaatttattcctcagAGAAGCTATACAGAGTTTTTGGAAAAGAATCCCAAA ttcaAACAATACAGAGGAACCAGAAGTCCCCCTTGA